A single Camelus ferus isolate YT-003-E chromosome 3, BCGSAC_Cfer_1.0, whole genome shotgun sequence DNA region contains:
- the SLC6A7 gene encoding sodium-dependent proline transporter, protein MKKLQGAHLRKPVTPDLLMTPSDQGDVDLDADFTADRGNWTGKLDFLLSCIGYCVGLGNVWRFPYRAYTNGGGAFLVPYFLMLAICGIPLFFLELSLGQFSSLGPLAVWKISPLFKGAGAAMLLIVGLVAIYYNMIIAYVLFYLFASLTSDLPWEHCGNWWNTDLCLEHRGSKNGNGALPLNLTSTVSPSEEYWSRYVLHIQGSRGIGSPGQIRWNLCLCLLLAWLIVFLCILKGVKSSGKVVYFTATFPYLILLMLLVRGVTLPGAWKGIQFYLTPQFHHLLSSKVWIEAALQIFYSLGVGFGGLLTFASYNTFHQNIYRDTFIVTLGNAITSILAGFAIFSVLGYMSQELGVPVDQVAKAGPGLAFVVYPQAMTMLPLSPFWSFLFFFMLLTLGLDSQFAFLETIVTAVADEFPYYLRPKKAVFSGLICVAMYLMGLVLTTDGGMYWLVLLDDYSASFGLMVVVITTCLAVTRVYGIQRFCRDIHMMLGFKPGLYFRACWLFLSPATLLALLVYSIVKYQPSEYGSYRFPAWAELLGILMGLLSCLMIPAGMLVAVLREEGSLWERLQQASRPAMDWGPSLEENRTGMYVATLAGSQSPKPLMVHMRKYGGITSFENTAIEVDREIAEEEESMM, encoded by the exons ATGAAGAAGCTCCAGGGAGCTCACCTCCGCAAG CCTgtcaccccagacctgctgatgACCCCCAGTGACCAGGGCGATGTAGACCTGGACGCGGACTTCACGGCAGATCGGGGCAACTGGACAGGCAAGCTGGACTTCCTGCTGTCCTGCATCGGCTACTGTGTAGGCCTGGGGAACGTCTGGCGTTTCCCCTATCGCGCCTACACCAACGGAGGAG GCGCCTTCCTCGTGCCCTACTTCCTGATGCTGGCCATCTGTGGCATCCCCCTCTTCTTCCTCGAGCTCTCTCTGGGCCAGTTTTCTAGCCTGGGACCCCTGGCCGTCTGGAAAATCAGCCCCCTCTTCAAAG gtGCCGGCGCCGCCATGCTGCTCATCGTGGGCCTGGTGGCCATCTACTACAACATGATCATCGCCTACGTCCTCTTCTACCTCTTCGCCTCCCTCACCAGCGACCTGCCCTGGGAGCACTGCGGCAACTGGTGGAACACAGACCTCTGCCTTGAGCACAGAGGCTCCAAGAATGGCAATGGGGCCCTGCCCCTCAACCTCACCAGCACCGTCAGCCCCAGCGAGGAGTACTGGAG CCGCTACGTTCTCCACATCCAAGGCAGCCGGGGCATCGGAAGTCCCGGGCAGATCCGCTGGaacctctgcctctgcctgctaCTTGCCTGGCTCATCGTGTTCCTCTGTATCCTCAAGGGTGTGAAGTCCTCGGGCAAG GTGGTGTATTTCACGGCCACGTTCCCCTACCTCATTCTGCTCATGTTACTGGTCCGCGGAGTCACCCTCCCAGGGGCCTGGAAGGGCATCCAGTTCTATCTCACCCCTCAGTTCCACCACCTGTTGTCTTCCAAG GTGTGGATCGAAGCTGCTCTTCAGATCTTCTACTCCCTGGGTGTGGGCTTCGGAGGGCTCCTCACCTTTGCTTCCTACAACACATTTCACCAGAACATCTATAG AGACACCTTCATTGTTACTCTGGGCAACGCCATCACCAGCATCCTGGCTGGCTTTGCCATCTTCTCCGTGCTGGGCTACATGTCTCAGGAGCTGGGTGTGCCTGTGGACCAAGTAGCCAAAGCAG gccccgGCCTGGCCTTTGTCGTCTACCCACAGGCCATGACCATGCTGCCCCTCTCGCCCTTCTggtccttcctcttcttcttcatgTTGCTGACCCTCGGCTTGGACAGCCAG tttGCCTTCCTGGAGACCATTGTGACAGCTGTGGCAGACGAATTCCCGTACTACCTGCGGCCCAAGAAGGCTGTGTTTTCGGGGCTCATCTGCGTGGCCATGTACCTGATGGGGCTGGTCCTCACCACCGAC GGCGGCATGTACTGGCTGGTCCTTCTGGACGACTACAGTGCCAGCTTCGGACTAATGGTGGTGGTGATCACCACGTGCCTCGCCGTCACCCGGGTGTATG GCATCCAGAGGTTCTGCCGGGACATCCACATGATGCTGGGCTTCAAGCCGGGCCTctacttcagggcctgctggctGTTCCTGTCCCCAGCCACGCTCCTG GCCCTGCTGGTGTATAGCATCGTCAAGTACCAGCCCTCAGAGTATGGCAGCTACCGCTTCCCAGCCTGGGCAGAGCTGCTGGGCATCCTGATGGGCTTGCTGTCCTGCCTCATGATCCCGGCCGGCATGCTGGTGGCTGTGCTGCGAGAGGAGGGCTCGCTCTGGGAG CGGCTCCAGCAGGCCAGCCGGCCAGCCATGGACTGGGGCCCGTCGCTGGAGGAGAACCGGACGGGCATGTACGTGGCCACGCTGGCCGGGAGCCAGTCGCCCAAGCCACTGATGGTGCACATGCGCAAGTACGGGGGCATCACCAGCTTCGAGAACACAGCCATCGAGGTGGACCGCGAGATTGCAGAGGAGGAGGAATCCATGATGTGA